The Streptomyces sp. DG1A-41 genomic sequence CGGCGACGTCGGCGACGAGATCCGGCTGGTCGGCGGTCTGCGCAACGGTGAGGTGCACCCCAACCGCAGCGCCACGCCGGACGACAAGCCGCCGCTGTTCAGCCGGGCGGCGCGGATGATCACCATCGCGCTCACGGCGAGCGTGGTCACCCTGGCGGCGCTCGTCGTCGCCCGGGACGACACCCCGCCCCCGATCGGCTGCGCGAGCGGCAGGCTCACCCTCACCGGCTCGACCGCGTTCGCGCCCGTCCTGCGCGAGGTGGCCGGGAAGTACGAGCGGGACTGCGGCGGCGACCCGGTCATCGACGTCGACACGCACGGCTCGACGGCCGGGATACGGGAACTCGCGGCGGCCGGCGCCCAGGCGGCACGGGACGGGCAGGGCTCACCGCCGGTGGTGGCCCTGTCGGACGGCCCCAAGCCCTCAGGCCTGCCCGAACTGCGCGAGAACCGGGTGGCGGTGTCGGTCTTCGCGCTCGTGGTCAACGACGACGTACGCCTGAAGAACCTCTCCACGAACGACGTACGGCGCCTCTACCGGGGCGAGATCCGCAACTGGCGGCAGCTCGGCGGCCCGGACCTGCCCGTGCACCTGGTCAGCCGGGACGCCAACTCCGGGACGAGACAGGTGTTCCAGCGCCGGGTGCTGGGGCGGGGCGAGATCGCCAACTCCTCCGTCGACTGCGTCCACAAGGACGACCCGACGGCGGCCGTCATCCGCTGCGAACTCGACTCGACGGACCAGGTGCTGACCACGGTCGCCGACCTCCCGGGCGCCATCGGCTACAGCGAACTCAACCTGGCAGCCCGCGCCAAGGGCCTGCACTCCCTGCGCCTGGACGGCGACCCCGCCTCCGCCGACGCCATCGAAGACGGCACGAGCGACTACCCCTACCGCGAGATCGAGTACGCCTACACCTACGGCCGCCCCCCGGCCGACTCCCTGGCGTCGAGCTTCCTCACCTACCTCGCCCGCGGCAACGGCCAGGACGTCATCCGCACACACGGCCACCTCCCGTGCTGGACCCCGGAGGGCCTGACCCTGTGCGCACAGAACTGACCGCGGCCCGCCGCAACCGCCCAGCCGCGCGCAGTCGCGCCGCTCAGCTGCGGCACCCGTCCCACTCAGCTGCGGGCACCCGCTCCACTCAGCTGCGGCCCGCCGGACCCGCTTGGCTGCGCGCAGTCGTGCCGCTCAGCTGCGGCACCCGTCCCACTCAGCTGCGGGCACCCGCTCCACTCAGCTGCGGCCCGCCGGACCCGCTTCGCTGCGGGCAGTCGTGCCGCTTGGGGCGATGGGGTCCCCCTGCTCGAGCGAAGCCAAGAGCTTGGGGGAGGGTGGGCGCAGCGGCACCCCGCACCGCCGGGCTGCGCACCCACCCGACCTCACCACCAACCCCGAGCACAGGCAAAGCGGCACCGAGCACCGCCGACCTCACCACCAACCCAGAGCACCGGCAAAGCTGCACCGCGCACCGCCGGGCTGCGCACCAACCCCGAGCACCGGCAAACCAACCCCGCTCACCGCGGCTCCGGCGGCCGCTGCCGAGGCATATTGGGCCTGGCACCTCCCGGCGGCACGGAAAACCGCCCACTGAAACCCGCCGCCTCGCCCCCGCGCCCACCCCCCGAGTGCACCACCGCCTGCAACCCCACAGGCGCACCCCCACTCCGAAACTCCCCCACCCACTCCGCCGTCTCCCCCCGCACCAACTCACTCACGTCCTCGGAGAACCTCCGCAACACCCCGAGACACCGCTCGGCCGCCTCACTCGCCGTCCCCTCCGCCGGCCCCAGAACCTCCCGCACACACTCCGCCGCCCAGTCGAACTGAAGCGCCTGCAACCGCCGCTGCACAGCCTGCGCGGTAGCCACATCGCGCATCCACCCCGACGTCACCCCGAAGTACCGGTCGACGGCGACACACGCCACCCCCAGCAGCAGCGCCAGACACCCCCAGGGCGCGATCCCGCCCGCGACCCCGGTCAGATCCAGCAGGGGCAGCGCGACCCCGGTGACCGCCCCCACCGCGGCCCCACAGCGCAGCACCCGCGCACACCGCCGCTTCCACACCCGGTCCTCGAGATACCAGGCCGCCGTCCGAAGCGCCCCGCGCTCCACCCACCGGTAGAGCTCGTCCAGCCGGACCGCCGGCTCCCCCAGTCCCCGAGCGGAAAGGCCCGCCCGGTCAGATCGCCCGGCCGCAACCGGGCCGCCCCCTCGCCCCGTCCGTCCTGAGGCGGCCCCTCGGGCTGCATCTCCGGCTGACCCACCCGGCACTCCCTACTGACCACGCTGCGTGACAAGCGATGAACGTGACGCACAGGGCGCATGTGACACACCTGGCACACAAGCCACGCCATACGTGCGTCCTGCACGCGCCGGATCCTTCCTACCCCCCAACGGGTGGCGAAGATGTAGCTTTCGTCGCTTTTCCGCCCGGAAGTATTCCTTGATCAGTTAGAGGGCGCGAGCGGAACTCACTCGAAAGAGTGCTGGAGCGACGGCAGGCCCGACCACGTAGGCTCGTGCCGAACGGGAAAACCCGTACCGAGCAAGGAGCTGATCGTGATCCCCGGTGGTGGCCAGCCCAATATGCAGCAGCTGCTCCAGCAGGCCCAGAAGATGCAACAGGACCTGGCGCGGGCGCAGGAGGAACTGGCGCAGACGGAGGTCGACGGCCAGGCGGGCGGCGGCCTCGTGACCGCGACCGTCACCGGCGCCGGCGAGCTGCGCAACCTGAAGATCGACCCGAAGGCGGTGGACCCGGAGGACACCGAGACCCTCGCCGACCTGGTCGTGGCGGCTGTGCACGCGGCCAACGAGAACGCGCAGGCGCTCCAGCAGGAGAAGCTGGGCCCGCTCGCGCAGGGTCTGGGCGGCGGCGGCATCCCCGGTCTGCCGTTCTGAGACGCCCACCGCCTTCCTCGGACAGGCGGCTGACAACTACGGTACGTACGTGAAGGCCGTACGGCGCGAACGACCTCGATGACCCAGGAAAGGCAGTCCGTTGTACGAAGGCGTGGTCCAGGACCTGATCGACGAGCTGGGGCGGCTGCCCGGCGTCGGTCCGAAGAGCGCCCAGCGGATCGCCTTCCACATCCTCCAGGCGGAGCCCACGGACGTACGACGGCTCGCCCAGGCCCTCATGGAGGTCAAGGCGAAGGTCCGCTTCTGCGCGACCTGCGGCAACGTCGCGCAGGAGGAGCTGTGCAACATCTGCCGAGACACCCGCCGCGATCCCGCCGTCATCTGCGTCGTCGAGGAACCGAAGGACGTCGTGGCGATCGAGCGCACGCGTGAGTTCCGGGGCCGCTACCACGTCCTGGGCGGCGCGATCAGCCCGATCGACGGGGTGGGCCCGGACGACCTGCGCATCAGGGAACTCCTGGCCCGCCTGGCCGACGGCACGGTCACGGAACTCATCCTCGCCACGGACCCGAATCTCGAAGGCGAGGCGACCGCCACGTACCTCGCCCGCATGATCAAGCCCATGGGCCTGAAGGTCACCCGCCTGGCCAGCGGCCTCCCGGTGGGTGGCGACCTGGAATACGCGGACGAGGTCACCCTCGGCCGCGCCTTCGAGGGGAGACGACTCCTAGATGTCTGACGCCACGCTGCACGCGACCGACCAGAACCCGGACGACTTCGCGGTCCAGATCGCGGACCAGGTCGAGAGCTTCCTGGTCGCCGTCACGGAGATCGCGAAGGCCGACGAGCCGGAATCGGCCGTCCCCTTCCTGCTCCTGGAGGTCTCCCAACTCCTCCTGGCCGGCGGCCGCCTCGGCGCGCACGAGGACATCGTGCCCGACGAGCGCTACGAGCCCGACTCGGGCCCCGAGCCGGACGTCGACGAGCTCCGCGAGAACCTGGCCCGCCTCCTCGACCCCATCGACGTCTACTCGGAGGTCTTCGACCCCTACGAGCCGCGCAAGGCTCCGGTGCCGGCCCGGATCTCCGACGACCTCACCGACGTCATCACCGACCTGCGCCACGGCATGGCCCACTACCGCGCGGGCCGCACCACGGAGGCCCTGTGGTGGTGGCAGTTCTCCTACTTCTCCAACTGGGGCTCCACCGCCTCCGCCACCCTCCGGGCCCTCCAGTCGGTCCTCGCCCACGTCCGCCTCAACCAGCCCCTGGCCGAACTCGACGGCCTCGACACGGACCAGGCCATGGGCGACGACACCCTGGAGATCGAGGCGGGCAGGGTGATGGTGGAGGAGATCGCGGAGCCGCTGGGGTTGCGCCCGGCCAAGTAGCCCACCGAACCGCCAGGGCCGCCACCGTGACCGCACCGTCCCACGGCGGCGGCCGGCGCCTGCGCGTCGACGTAGGGAGCGGTCGGCGTGGACTCGCCGTACCACCTGAGCGGCCAGGTGCGATCCTGGCCTTCATGAGTGCCTGGTTCCGCCCGAGGTTCAGCTCCAGCTCGGCGAGGGACCGTTCGGCTCCCCGTACGGCACGGGTCGCCCGGTGAACGCGTCCAGAAGAATACGGGTGC encodes the following:
- a CDS encoding YbaB/EbfC family nucleoid-associated protein — its product is MIPGGGQPNMQQLLQQAQKMQQDLARAQEELAQTEVDGQAGGGLVTATVTGAGELRNLKIDPKAVDPEDTETLADLVVAAVHAANENAQALQQEKLGPLAQGLGGGGIPGLPF
- the recR gene encoding recombination mediator RecR, whose amino-acid sequence is MYEGVVQDLIDELGRLPGVGPKSAQRIAFHILQAEPTDVRRLAQALMEVKAKVRFCATCGNVAQEELCNICRDTRRDPAVICVVEEPKDVVAIERTREFRGRYHVLGGAISPIDGVGPDDLRIRELLARLADGTVTELILATDPNLEGEATATYLARMIKPMGLKVTRLASGLPVGGDLEYADEVTLGRAFEGRRLLDV
- a CDS encoding substrate-binding domain-containing protein, which encodes MEWLSAENLVAVATAVLGIIASGVMVWYERRVPRRKRIGYRVQMDNPIGDDVRSGRANRRLGLFDEAPGMADATLVLLRIENDGSQGIDRDDYTGPELHGLTAVFAGRTVRGVSVTQPSDTDHLMDHFTAAGGFAYEGNTLRIPRVPLNRGDHFKLLVLLAGGDVGDEIRLVGGLRNGEVHPNRSATPDDKPPLFSRAARMITIALTASVVTLAALVVARDDTPPPIGCASGRLTLTGSTAFAPVLREVAGKYERDCGGDPVIDVDTHGSTAGIRELAAAGAQAARDGQGSPPVVALSDGPKPSGLPELRENRVAVSVFALVVNDDVRLKNLSTNDVRRLYRGEIRNWRQLGGPDLPVHLVSRDANSGTRQVFQRRVLGRGEIANSSVDCVHKDDPTAAVIRCELDSTDQVLTTVADLPGAIGYSELNLAARAKGLHSLRLDGDPASADAIEDGTSDYPYREIEYAYTYGRPPADSLASSFLTYLARGNGQDVIRTHGHLPCWTPEGLTLCAQN
- a CDS encoding DUF5063 domain-containing protein produces the protein MSDATLHATDQNPDDFAVQIADQVESFLVAVTEIAKADEPESAVPFLLLEVSQLLLAGGRLGAHEDIVPDERYEPDSGPEPDVDELRENLARLLDPIDVYSEVFDPYEPRKAPVPARISDDLTDVITDLRHGMAHYRAGRTTEALWWWQFSYFSNWGSTASATLRALQSVLAHVRLNQPLAELDGLDTDQAMGDDTLEIEAGRVMVEEIAEPLGLRPAK